Proteins encoded in a region of the Isosphaeraceae bacterium EP7 genome:
- a CDS encoding AsmA-like C-terminal region-containing protein — MARISRRTIVLSAILGAFLGGVILYTFVIPAVIARALRAEYGGRVEIGGWWVGISRAGVTGLTVYEAGADGPAWASAESADVDLGLTNLLAGRWTPGDIKVNGPKLALSFKEDGQLATRLPTSGRSGTKAALPRVVVEGATVTLAQRGGNTLEVKGANAELIPGKDMGSASIDGAFDHPTWGRWILNGLVDSAAGTAEIGMHTERPLTVRHNQLATLPFVPAAAWEHLDVDGPVVARLAFDAAPGSPPALHAQFTLNKTQVTLKSAGLVLEQADGLIKLDGKVLTLTQAAGKALGGTVQGEGTMDFSGPALKFDMIMDLAKVDVALTPPAWHLKEFATSGSLTGKAHVVASLAPDHHVDLTGSEGDAVIEGAVVQGIPVKSMRLTMTAQGEELRYDSPPGDNAASRPAIGPFGTMLSMAVVTAGPQNPAVKPSEPPAEPAKPAPPKVQLPKTLSTQFELEDVDLKKLAERLKALAGIDLPPTIAGKMSLKAKATIPIADVRDIKKYAFHGEASLSGASIEGVDLGRATARLDLADGVLELTEFRGQLLDRPAGDAKESPVATPPPPMEGPLPPGAFRGRLRAQIEPKGPLTAKFEARALPIGELLAPWLPRPTPISGAVSARAEFEAPVDRLKELKAWVGNGRLETEEVRYRGATLDAAVARFSLADGVLDMPELAGRLAGKPLAARLNLNLAAPYATRASLEVIGWKIDDVLAFVPSAPRPSPASGRVEAKAELSGTLADLKLTTDGKGRVLGLKVEGVELGDVPFQWVTEGNEVIISGIDARPLGGTLSAHGRIPLAPDRPSTAEATFAGIETSGLARAIPGAGISLAGKAGGKVSVRLLPANLDSAVVDLDLTAASMVVQGLPAERVVATVRKGAEAWLYEMSADSLGGKIRLKGQLPGPPQAERDGRRSRTDAHLIADRFSIDGLMRALNGGGSGLNGDGSLNANLRLAGDGTGLYARGRVQLQNLRRGSGREAHSLGAMKGIITLTPAGWTVDPLEGEFWGGALRGILSGETPKVKSEGAGSSPVSFEIAVDRANLARLADGIPQLAGRVEGLANLRLKGRSDAGMRADGDVRVARATLFGIPVTDLDLPIDLQGSGDGASRQLNSRRWTARVAGGRLVGNLKVGIGESRAFDADVQLTSLDLESIMRLRSDSARTSTGKVSGKVKLSGPDPSRIESARGAVNLELTDASLLSVPVFREIDRFLGAASGGLFETGALHGVIARRQLVIEDLHLQGRLAQLQVTGTVGLDGALDLKVLVNTSQYIAESGQTLVGLIPGLREAVGRQEQALLSVTNFLSSRLLKLRVGGTVRNPAVSVDPSVLVGEAGLIFFSSALKLPLSFIR, encoded by the coding sequence ATGGCAAGGATCAGCCGCCGCACGATCGTACTGTCCGCGATCCTCGGGGCGTTCCTCGGGGGGGTGATCCTCTACACATTCGTCATCCCCGCCGTGATCGCCCGGGCACTGCGGGCGGAATACGGGGGGAGGGTCGAGATTGGCGGCTGGTGGGTTGGGATCAGCCGAGCGGGGGTTACGGGCCTGACGGTTTATGAGGCAGGGGCCGACGGGCCTGCCTGGGCCTCGGCCGAATCCGCCGACGTCGACCTCGGGCTGACGAACCTGCTGGCCGGTCGCTGGACCCCCGGAGACATCAAGGTGAACGGCCCGAAGCTGGCCCTCTCCTTCAAGGAGGACGGCCAGCTTGCCACCCGCCTGCCCACCTCGGGGCGATCGGGCACCAAGGCCGCGTTGCCACGGGTCGTGGTCGAGGGGGCAACTGTGACGCTAGCCCAGCGCGGGGGCAATACCCTGGAAGTGAAGGGGGCCAACGCCGAGTTGATCCCCGGTAAAGATATGGGTTCGGCCTCGATCGACGGCGCCTTCGACCATCCGACCTGGGGCCGCTGGATCCTGAACGGCCTGGTCGATTCGGCCGCAGGGACGGCGGAGATCGGCATGCACACCGAGCGTCCCCTGACCGTCCGACACAATCAACTGGCCACCCTGCCGTTCGTGCCGGCCGCCGCCTGGGAGCACCTCGACGTCGACGGCCCCGTGGTCGCCCGCCTCGCATTCGACGCGGCGCCCGGCTCGCCGCCGGCCCTGCACGCCCAGTTCACCCTGAACAAGACGCAAGTCACCCTGAAGTCGGCCGGCCTGGTACTCGAGCAGGCCGATGGCCTGATCAAGCTGGACGGCAAGGTGCTCACGCTCACGCAGGCCGCCGGCAAGGCCCTGGGCGGGACGGTGCAGGGCGAGGGCACGATGGACTTCAGCGGCCCCGCCTTGAAGTTCGATATGATCATGGATCTGGCCAAGGTCGACGTCGCGCTGACCCCGCCCGCCTGGCACCTGAAGGAGTTCGCAACCTCGGGCTCGCTGACCGGCAAGGCGCACGTCGTGGCCTCGCTGGCTCCCGACCACCACGTCGACCTGACCGGCTCGGAGGGGGACGCGGTCATCGAGGGGGCGGTCGTCCAGGGAATCCCCGTCAAATCAATGCGCCTGACCATGACCGCGCAAGGCGAGGAGCTCAGGTACGACTCGCCCCCCGGAGACAACGCCGCGAGCCGGCCCGCCATCGGCCCGTTCGGCACGATGCTGAGCATGGCCGTCGTCACCGCAGGCCCGCAGAATCCCGCCGTCAAGCCGAGCGAGCCGCCCGCGGAACCGGCCAAGCCGGCTCCCCCCAAGGTCCAGCTTCCCAAGACCCTGAGCACACAGTTCGAGCTGGAAGACGTGGATCTGAAGAAACTGGCCGAGCGGCTGAAGGCCCTGGCCGGCATCGATCTGCCGCCGACGATCGCCGGCAAGATGAGCCTGAAGGCGAAGGCGACGATCCCGATCGCCGACGTGCGTGACATCAAGAAATACGCATTCCACGGAGAAGCGAGCCTCTCAGGCGCGTCGATCGAGGGGGTCGACCTGGGCCGGGCGACGGCGAGGCTGGATCTGGCCGACGGGGTGCTGGAGCTGACCGAGTTTCGAGGCCAGCTGCTCGACCGCCCGGCGGGGGACGCCAAGGAGTCGCCCGTGGCCACGCCGCCGCCTCCCATGGAAGGCCCCCTGCCGCCGGGGGCGTTCCGCGGCCGGCTCCGGGCCCAGATCGAGCCGAAGGGGCCGCTCACGGCGAAGTTCGAGGCCCGCGCACTCCCCATCGGCGAGCTGCTCGCCCCCTGGCTGCCGAGGCCGACGCCGATCTCCGGGGCCGTCTCGGCGCGGGCCGAGTTCGAAGCGCCCGTCGACCGGCTGAAGGAGCTGAAAGCCTGGGTGGGGAACGGGCGGCTGGAGACCGAGGAGGTCCGCTACCGAGGCGCGACGCTCGACGCGGCGGTCGCCCGGTTCTCGCTGGCCGATGGCGTCCTCGACATGCCCGAGCTGGCCGGGCGGCTCGCCGGCAAGCCGCTCGCGGCGCGGCTGAACCTGAACCTGGCGGCCCCTTATGCCACCAGGGCCAGCCTGGAGGTCATCGGCTGGAAGATCGACGACGTGCTCGCGTTCGTGCCCTCGGCCCCCAGGCCCTCGCCGGCCTCGGGTCGTGTCGAGGCCAAGGCCGAGCTGAGCGGCACCCTGGCCGACCTGAAGTTGACCACCGACGGCAAGGGGCGGGTCCTCGGCCTGAAGGTCGAGGGGGTCGAGCTCGGCGACGTCCCGTTCCAGTGGGTGACCGAAGGAAACGAAGTCATCATCTCGGGCATCGACGCGAGGCCTCTGGGCGGCACGCTGTCGGCGCACGGACGCATCCCGCTGGCGCCCGACAGGCCCTCGACGGCCGAGGCCACATTCGCAGGCATCGAGACCTCGGGCCTGGCGCGGGCCATCCCGGGGGCCGGGATCAGCCTGGCGGGCAAGGCCGGCGGCAAGGTCAGCGTCCGCCTGCTGCCGGCGAACCTGGACTCGGCCGTGGTCGACCTGGACCTCACGGCCGCCAGCATGGTCGTGCAGGGCCTGCCCGCCGAGCGGGTCGTCGCGACGGTCCGCAAAGGGGCCGAGGCCTGGCTCTACGAGATGTCGGCCGACAGCCTGGGCGGCAAGATCCGCCTGAAGGGCCAGCTCCCGGGGCCACCTCAGGCGGAGAGGGACGGTCGGCGGTCCAGGACCGATGCCCACCTCATCGCTGATCGGTTCTCGATCGACGGCCTGATGCGTGCCCTGAATGGCGGCGGGTCGGGCCTGAACGGCGACGGGTCGTTGAATGCGAATCTGAGGCTAGCGGGCGACGGCACGGGCCTGTACGCCAGGGGGCGAGTGCAGCTCCAGAACCTCCGCCGAGGGTCCGGCCGCGAGGCGCACTCGCTGGGGGCGATGAAGGGGATCATCACGCTGACCCCCGCCGGCTGGACCGTCGACCCGCTCGAGGGCGAGTTCTGGGGCGGGGCGCTGCGGGGCATCCTTAGCGGCGAGACCCCGAAAGTTAAGTCCGAGGGCGCTGGCAGCTCTCCGGTGAGCTTCGAGATCGCCGTCGACCGGGCGAATCTGGCCCGGCTGGCCGACGGAATCCCCCAACTGGCCGGGCGAGTCGAGGGCCTGGCCAACCTCAGGCTGAAGGGCCGATCCGACGCCGGAATGCGGGCCGACGGCGACGTCCGGGTAGCCCGCGCGACCCTCTTCGGCATCCCCGTCACCGACCTCGACCTGCCCATCGACCTGCAAGGTTCAGGTGACGGGGCGTCCAGGCAGCTCAACTCCAGGCGCTGGACGGCCCGGGTGGCGGGCGGGCGGCTGGTGGGCAATTTGAAGGTCGGCATCGGCGAGTCGAGGGCCTTCGACGCCGATGTCCAGCTGACATCCCTCGACCTGGAGTCGATCATGCGCCTGCGGAGCGACTCGGCGCGGACCTCCACCGGCAAGGTCTCGGGCAAGGTGAAGCTGAGCGGGCCCGACCCGTCGCGGATCGAATCCGCCCGAGGGGCCGTCAACCTGGAGCTGACCGACGCCTCGCTGCTGTCCGTGCCCGTCTTCCGCGAGATCGACCGCTTCCTGGGCGCCGCCAGCGGCGGCCTGTTCGAGACCGGGGCGCTGCATGGGGTGATCGCCCGCAGGCAGCTCGTGATCGAGGACCTGCACCTGCAAGGGAGGCTGGCGCAGCTCCAGGTCACCGGCACCGTCGGCCTGGACGGGGCGCTCGACCTGAAGGTGCTGGTCAACACCAGCCAGTACATCGCCGAGAGCGGCCAGACGCTCGTGGGCCTGATCCCGGGGCTGCGCGAGGCCGTCGGCCGGCAGGAGCAGGCACTGCTCTCGGTGACCAACTTCCTGTCCAGCCGGCTGCTGAAGCTGAGGGTCGGCGGCACCGTGCGCAACCCGGCCGTGTCGGTCGACCCGAGCGTGCTGGTGGGCGAGGCCGGCCTGATCTTCTTCTCGTCGGCCCTGAAGCTGCCGCTGAGCTTTATCCGCTAG
- a CDS encoding pitrilysin family protein: protein MRSRRVGRWVVAAGFLVAAATIGAGGPEGPKLAVESYKLGNGLKVVLHRDPSVPRVTVAVAYHVGSKNERAGRTGFAHFFEHMMFRGTKNVPNYDIPLQETGAQSNAFTSEDMTVYFETVASHYLERALYLEAERLAFLPTALDQSKFDTEREVVKNERRQSYENVPYGLAEESILAKLFPEGHPYSWSVIGSMRDLDGSSLADLRRFFGEFYHPANATLCLAGDFDPEQAKALIAKYFNPLKPGVVPAKVVAPESPPVSARMEQADRVTLPRVYWSWPTVADDHPDTPALDLLAALLSDGEASRLHRALVLDLGLATEVNASSDTKEIAGLFRIEATAAEGKTIEDVEKALRVQVEKARSAAPGEAEMARAKAKFESSSFQRLTSQMGRAIALAVGSAQKDNAEYYREDYLRHAAVTPADVLRVAKQYLPPETLVLVVRPAQPGEAEAQAVQVGPKPSKEAEAAIAERAPAPGPDWSKMPGPATDRPLSTPKFVRKTLSNGLEVRAAKWTTLPLIGARLIIPGGTADDPAGKSGLATLTTTLMDKGTADKTAVELAEAFDALGASVGTMAGLDDTVVSVGVIARNFGPTMTLVGEMLTQPRFDAKDVDRERQLQLTGLVQGPDSPQWIARRAFRSLLYGKDHPYGNPSDGTTEAVKSLTADDARAFHKAHVRPKGATLIVVGDAEPEAIFAQLETALKGWTGEAAPRPEVAGSKVEREPGTTTIYLIDKPGAVQSVLAVGRIWGDRKDPKYLATLLGNRVLGGDFLSRINQNLRERNGYSYGAGSMFSYRRAGSVWQISTNVRGDATAPALREILAEMDALVEKNPPTDEEVGVARDAEARSFPDDFSDPTRITSALAELAVHGLPDDELATYLDRLAAVPLDAIREEMARVVEPGARTILVVGDRKTVEPKLKDLKLGPVKILDNDGNPVPGPAR from the coding sequence ATGAGATCGCGACGAGTCGGGCGTTGGGTGGTGGCGGCGGGGTTCCTGGTCGCGGCGGCGACGATCGGGGCGGGGGGCCCCGAGGGGCCGAAGCTGGCGGTGGAGTCTTACAAGCTGGGCAACGGTCTGAAGGTGGTGCTGCACCGCGACCCGAGCGTGCCCCGTGTCACGGTCGCCGTGGCGTATCACGTCGGGTCGAAGAACGAGCGCGCGGGGCGGACGGGCTTCGCCCACTTCTTTGAGCATATGATGTTCCGCGGCACCAAGAACGTGCCCAACTATGATATCCCGCTGCAAGAGACGGGGGCCCAGTCCAACGCATTCACGTCCGAGGACATGACCGTCTACTTCGAGACGGTCGCCAGCCATTACCTCGAGCGGGCGCTCTACCTGGAAGCCGAGCGGCTGGCGTTCCTGCCGACGGCGCTCGACCAGTCGAAGTTCGACACCGAGCGCGAGGTGGTCAAGAACGAGCGGCGGCAGAGCTACGAGAACGTCCCTTACGGGCTGGCTGAGGAGTCGATCCTGGCGAAGCTCTTCCCCGAGGGGCACCCCTACTCGTGGTCGGTCATCGGCTCGATGCGCGACCTCGACGGGTCGTCGCTGGCCGACCTCAGGCGGTTCTTCGGCGAGTTCTACCACCCGGCCAACGCCACGCTCTGCCTCGCCGGAGACTTCGACCCCGAGCAGGCCAAGGCGCTCATCGCCAAGTACTTCAACCCGCTCAAGCCCGGCGTCGTCCCAGCCAAGGTGGTCGCCCCCGAGTCCCCGCCCGTCAGCGCACGGATGGAGCAGGCCGACCGCGTGACCCTGCCCAGGGTCTACTGGTCGTGGCCGACCGTGGCCGACGACCACCCCGACACCCCGGCGCTCGACCTGCTGGCGGCCCTGCTCTCCGACGGCGAGGCGTCGAGGCTGCACAGGGCCCTGGTGCTCGACCTGGGCCTGGCCACCGAGGTCAATGCGTCCAGCGACACCAAGGAGATCGCCGGGCTATTCCGGATCGAGGCGACCGCCGCCGAAGGGAAGACGATCGAGGACGTTGAGAAGGCGCTCCGGGTTCAGGTAGAGAAGGCCCGCTCGGCCGCGCCCGGCGAGGCCGAGATGGCCCGCGCGAAGGCGAAGTTCGAGTCGAGCTCGTTCCAGCGCCTGACCTCGCAGATGGGCCGGGCCATCGCCCTGGCGGTGGGATCGGCGCAGAAGGACAACGCCGAGTATTACCGCGAGGATTACCTGCGCCATGCCGCCGTGACGCCCGCCGACGTCCTGCGGGTGGCCAAGCAATATCTGCCCCCCGAGACGCTCGTCCTGGTGGTCAGGCCGGCCCAGCCCGGCGAGGCCGAGGCCCAGGCGGTCCAGGTCGGCCCGAAGCCATCGAAGGAAGCCGAGGCCGCCATCGCCGAGCGGGCGCCCGCCCCGGGGCCCGACTGGTCGAAGATGCCCGGCCCGGCCACCGATCGGCCGCTGTCGACGCCCAAATTCGTCCGCAAGACGCTCTCCAACGGCCTGGAAGTGCGGGCCGCGAAGTGGACCACCCTGCCGCTGATCGGCGCCCGGCTGATCATCCCGGGCGGGACCGCCGACGACCCCGCGGGCAAGTCGGGCCTGGCCACCCTGACGACGACCCTGATGGACAAGGGGACCGCGGACAAGACGGCCGTCGAGCTGGCCGAGGCGTTCGACGCCCTGGGCGCCTCGGTCGGCACGATGGCGGGACTGGATGACACCGTCGTCTCGGTGGGGGTCATCGCCCGCAACTTCGGCCCGACGATGACGCTCGTCGGCGAGATGCTGACGCAACCGAGGTTCGACGCCAAGGACGTCGACCGCGAACGGCAGCTCCAGCTGACCGGCCTGGTGCAGGGGCCCGACAGCCCGCAGTGGATCGCCCGCAGGGCCTTCAGGTCGTTGCTCTACGGCAAGGATCATCCCTACGGCAACCCGTCCGACGGGACGACCGAGGCCGTCAAGTCCTTGACGGCCGACGACGCACGGGCGTTCCACAAGGCGCACGTCCGGCCGAAGGGGGCCACGCTCATCGTGGTGGGCGACGCCGAGCCCGAGGCCATCTTCGCCCAGCTGGAAACGGCCCTGAAGGGCTGGACCGGCGAGGCGGCACCCAGGCCCGAGGTCGCCGGCTCCAAGGTCGAGCGCGAGCCGGGGACGACGACCATCTACCTGATCGACAAGCCCGGGGCCGTGCAGAGCGTGCTGGCCGTCGGCCGGATCTGGGGCGACCGCAAGGACCCGAAGTACCTCGCCACGCTCCTGGGCAACCGCGTACTGGGGGGCGACTTTCTCAGCCGGATCAACCAGAACCTGCGCGAGCGAAACGGTTATTCGTACGGCGCAGGGTCGATGTTCAGCTACCGCCGGGCGGGGAGCGTCTGGCAGATCAGCACCAACGTCCGGGGCGACGCCACGGCACCCGCCTTGCGCGAGATTTTGGCCGAGATGGACGCCCTGGTCGAGAAGAACCCGCCGACCGACGAGGAAGTGGGCGTGGCCCGAGACGCCGAGGCCCGCAGCTTCCCCGACGACTTCAGCGACCCGACCCGGATCACCTCTGCGCTGGCCGAACTGGCCGTCCACGGGTTGCCCGACGACGAGCTGGCCACCTATCTCGACCGGCTCGCCGCCGTCCCCCTGGATGCGATTCGCGAGGAGATGGCCCGCGTGGTCGAGCCGGGCGCCCGGACGATCCTGGTCGTGGGCGACCGAAAGACGGTCGAGCCCAAGCTGAAAGACCTCAAGCTCGGCCCGGTCAAGATCCTGGACAACGACGGCAATCCGGTGCCCGGCCCGGCACGCTGA
- a CDS encoding Gfo/Idh/MocA family oxidoreductase, with the protein MRDSSRRTFLMNSSATVAASAALASLEIAGNAYARADDTIKVGLVGCGGRGTGAAEQALTADKGVKLVAVADAFQNRADSCLELLKKSAVGSQVDVPSDKIFIGFDAYKKVIDEVDVVLLTSTPHFRPEHLAYAVAKGKHVFMEKPVATDSPGVRSVLQSVAEAKSKGTSIVSGFCWRYDKPRRETMKHYFDGAVGKAVAVETTYNSSGVWEPPKTREEVGSEMELQMRNWYYYDWLSGDHIVEQAIHGIDTMCWALGDKPPVQCFGVGGRQVRVEPKYGNIYDHFSIVYEYPDNVRGYHQCRHWKGTAMRVKDYILGEKGVVDVFGNSISGENKWRYRGAKSNMYQVEHDEMFAALRAGKTLNNGEEAAKTTLVAIMGRMAAYTGEVITYEAALNSKEALGPKEYVWGDAPQRPVPMPGLTKFS; encoded by the coding sequence ATGCGCGACAGCTCACGTCGGACGTTCCTGATGAACTCGTCGGCCACCGTGGCGGCGTCCGCCGCGCTGGCGTCGCTGGAGATCGCGGGCAACGCGTATGCCCGGGCCGATGACACGATCAAGGTCGGGCTCGTCGGCTGCGGCGGTCGCGGGACCGGGGCGGCCGAGCAGGCGCTGACGGCCGACAAGGGCGTCAAGCTCGTCGCCGTGGCGGACGCCTTCCAGAATCGGGCAGACAGCTGCCTGGAGCTGCTCAAGAAGAGCGCCGTCGGCAGCCAGGTCGACGTGCCCAGCGACAAGATCTTCATCGGCTTCGACGCCTACAAGAAGGTCATCGACGAGGTCGACGTCGTCCTGCTGACGTCCACCCCGCACTTCCGCCCCGAGCACCTGGCCTACGCCGTGGCCAAGGGCAAGCACGTCTTCATGGAGAAGCCGGTCGCCACCGACTCGCCGGGCGTCCGGTCGGTGCTCCAGTCGGTCGCCGAGGCCAAGAGCAAGGGTACTTCGATCGTCTCCGGCTTCTGCTGGCGGTATGACAAGCCCCGCCGCGAGACCATGAAGCACTACTTCGATGGCGCCGTCGGCAAGGCCGTGGCCGTCGAGACGACCTACAACTCGTCGGGCGTCTGGGAGCCCCCCAAAACCCGCGAAGAGGTGGGCTCCGAGATGGAGCTCCAGATGCGCAACTGGTACTACTACGACTGGCTCAGCGGCGACCACATCGTCGAGCAGGCCATCCACGGCATCGACACGATGTGCTGGGCCCTGGGCGACAAGCCCCCCGTCCAGTGCTTCGGCGTCGGTGGCCGCCAGGTCCGGGTCGAGCCGAAGTACGGCAACATCTACGACCACTTCTCGATCGTCTACGAGTACCCCGACAACGTCCGTGGCTACCACCAGTGCCGCCACTGGAAGGGGACGGCCATGCGCGTCAAGGATTACATCCTCGGCGAGAAGGGGGTCGTCGACGTCTTCGGTAACTCGATCTCCGGCGAGAACAAGTGGCGCTACCGCGGCGCCAAGAGCAACATGTACCAGGTCGAGCACGACGAGATGTTCGCCGCGCTCCGCGCCGGCAAGACCCTGAATAACGGCGAAGAAGCCGCCAAGACGACCCTGGTCGCCATCATGGGCCGCATGGCCGCCTACACCGGCGAGGTCATCACCTACGAGGCGGCTCTGAACTCCAAGGAAGCGCTCGGGCCGAAGGAATACGTCTGGGGCGACGCCCCCCAGCGCCCCGTCCCCATGCCCGGCCTGACCAAGTTCTCCTGA
- a CDS encoding DedA family protein — translation MIGDLVGRHGYLGIFLLLLLGGLGLPVPEEAPIILAAVLSHKQTLWGPYAFAACMLGVLAGDFVVYFIGYVYGEKVLGLRLTRKFLTRPREAQIKGYFHRHGFKILILGRFAAGFRTAAYLTAGILKLPPLRLFLTDLVAATLSTSLMFGLGYLFANQIEHALHDVQRAVVVTVALGLAIWLLHRFYKGRMRGGAVVGPKVLVPEDVQLPLPADDLHSGFHIHPPRPADEPDLDLVQPLPPDLPIPIELPEVPSADPSLSGSNLGPSPVAR, via the coding sequence TTGATCGGCGACCTGGTCGGCAGGCATGGCTACCTCGGCATCTTCCTCCTGCTCTTGCTCGGGGGCCTGGGCCTCCCCGTGCCGGAGGAGGCGCCGATCATCCTGGCGGCTGTGCTCTCGCACAAGCAGACGCTCTGGGGGCCCTATGCCTTCGCCGCCTGCATGCTGGGCGTGCTCGCCGGCGACTTCGTGGTCTACTTCATCGGCTACGTCTACGGCGAGAAGGTGCTGGGCCTGCGCCTGACGCGCAAGTTCCTCACCCGGCCGCGCGAGGCCCAGATCAAGGGATACTTCCACCGGCACGGCTTCAAGATCCTGATCCTCGGCCGGTTCGCCGCCGGCTTCCGGACCGCGGCCTACCTCACCGCGGGCATCCTGAAGCTGCCCCCCCTACGTCTCTTCCTCACCGACCTGGTCGCCGCCACGCTGTCGACATCGCTGATGTTCGGGCTCGGCTACCTCTTCGCCAATCAGATCGAGCACGCCCTGCACGACGTCCAGCGTGCGGTCGTCGTCACCGTTGCCCTCGGCCTGGCCATCTGGCTGCTGCATCGCTTCTACAAGGGCCGGATGCGTGGCGGGGCCGTCGTCGGCCCGAAGGTCCTGGTGCCCGAAGACGTCCAGCTCCCCCTGCCCGCCGACGACCTCCATTCGGGCTTCCACATCCACCCGCCTCGGCCGGCCGACGAGCCCGATCTCGACCTGGTTCAGCCACTCCCGCCCGACTTGCCCATCCCGATCGAGCTGCCCGAGGTTCCCTCGGCCGACCCATCCCTGAGCGGCTCAAACCTCGGGCCCTCTCCCGTCGCCCGTTAG
- a CDS encoding DUF1559 domain-containing protein, whose protein sequence is MSSRQRRSRVGFTLIELLVVISIIGVLVALLLPAVQSAREAARRAQCTNNLKQLGLALANYESAIGAYPPAYVGDPNATGTAYGVSYPDENINTLPGFAWGTLLLPYAEQTPVSSSLNMNLPCWAPDNSTGATTKLAMFLCPSVTGGDAPFALHRYTNGNSGSPNDGGEFAPQVIFSRSHYVTNAGINQPWGRTKRYSYDFDSAEPIQGAGPHVIDGPFYRNSRTRVADVTDGLSNTVFLGERSSILCDSTWVGVVPYACTPQRPRWPSEPNSGGNLVGAHSGPDIRDHPNVIIHAPNHPFGHTDEMFSEHPGGAGVLFGDGSVRFIKESIYPLTWVALSTRNRGEVISGDY, encoded by the coding sequence ATGTCCTCCCGTCAGAGGCGTTCTCGGGTTGGTTTCACCCTGATCGAGCTGCTGGTGGTCATCAGCATCATCGGCGTGCTCGTTGCCCTGCTCCTACCCGCGGTCCAGTCGGCCCGCGAAGCCGCGCGTCGGGCCCAATGCACGAACAATCTCAAGCAGCTCGGCCTGGCCCTGGCCAACTACGAGTCCGCGATCGGTGCTTACCCGCCTGCCTACGTCGGCGACCCGAATGCGACGGGAACGGCCTACGGGGTCAGCTATCCGGACGAGAACATCAACACGCTCCCCGGGTTCGCCTGGGGGACGCTGCTGCTTCCTTACGCCGAGCAAACCCCGGTGTCTTCGAGCCTGAACATGAACCTGCCGTGCTGGGCGCCCGACAACTCGACCGGTGCGACGACGAAACTTGCGATGTTCCTCTGCCCGTCGGTCACCGGCGGGGATGCTCCGTTCGCGCTTCACCGGTACACGAACGGCAATTCGGGCAGTCCGAACGACGGGGGCGAGTTCGCCCCGCAAGTCATCTTCTCTCGCAGCCATTACGTCACCAACGCGGGGATCAACCAGCCCTGGGGTCGGACGAAGCGGTATTCGTACGACTTCGACTCGGCCGAGCCGATCCAGGGGGCCGGGCCCCACGTCATTGACGGACCGTTTTACCGGAACTCGCGGACCAGGGTGGCGGATGTCACGGATGGCCTGTCGAACACGGTCTTCCTGGGCGAGAGATCCTCGATCCTGTGCGACTCGACCTGGGTGGGGGTGGTCCCCTACGCCTGCACGCCGCAGAGGCCTCGCTGGCCTTCTGAGCCGAATAGCGGGGGCAACCTCGTTGGTGCACACAGCGGCCCGGACATTCGCGACCATCCCAACGTCATCATCCACGCGCCAAACCACCCGTTTGGCCACACGGACGAGATGTTTTCCGAGCATCCAGGCGGTGCGGGTGTCCTTTTTGGCGACGGCTCCGTCCGGTTCATCAAGGAATCGATCTATCCCCTGACGTGGGTCGCCCTCTCCACGCGGAATCGGGGCGAAGTGATCAGCGGCGACTATTGA
- the ribF gene encoding riboflavin biosynthesis protein RibF codes for MFTLSRLEDVPALARGAYLAIGNFDGVHRGHARLIGRLRALADAAGVPAVAVTFDPHPVALLRPESAPVPLAWTDRNIELLEQAGASEVGVFRTGPWLLELTAREFFDRVIAGQFAAIGMVEGPNFGFGRARGGDTRQLSEWCADAGIALEVIPPTEVDGQLVSSSRIRADLAEGRVSEAAALLGRPHRIRGMVTHGAGRGAGLGVPTANLDEIDTIIPAHGVYAALAYIDGEGTPLPAACNVGPNPTFGEQEQKVEAHLIDFRGDLYGRTVHLDFLERLRGTRPFGGLEDLLTQIAADVERSRGIAARAIRGN; via the coding sequence GTGTTCACGCTTTCTCGGCTCGAAGACGTGCCGGCCCTGGCCCGCGGGGCCTACCTGGCGATCGGAAATTTCGACGGCGTCCACCGGGGCCATGCCCGGCTCATCGGCCGCCTCCGTGCCCTGGCCGACGCCGCGGGCGTGCCGGCCGTCGCGGTCACGTTCGACCCCCACCCGGTCGCCCTGCTGCGGCCCGAGTCGGCGCCGGTCCCCCTGGCCTGGACCGACCGCAACATCGAGCTTCTGGAGCAGGCCGGCGCCTCGGAGGTTGGCGTCTTCCGCACCGGTCCCTGGCTGCTGGAACTCACGGCCCGCGAGTTCTTCGACCGGGTGATCGCCGGGCAGTTCGCGGCGATCGGCATGGTCGAGGGCCCCAACTTCGGCTTCGGTCGGGCCCGTGGTGGCGACACCCGGCAACTTTCCGAATGGTGCGCCGACGCCGGGATCGCGCTCGAGGTGATCCCCCCCACCGAGGTCGACGGCCAGCTCGTCTCGTCGTCGCGCATCCGGGCCGACCTGGCCGAGGGCCGGGTGAGCGAGGCCGCGGCGCTGCTGGGGCGGCCCCATCGGATCCGAGGGATGGTCACGCACGGGGCGGGCCGAGGTGCCGGCCTGGGCGTGCCGACGGCCAACCTCGACGAGATCGACACCATCATCCCGGCGCATGGAGTCTATGCGGCCCTGGCCTACATCGACGGCGAAGGGACGCCCCTGCCGGCCGCCTGCAATGTCGGGCCGAACCCGACCTTCGGCGAGCAGGAGCAGAAGGTCGAGGCCCACCTGATCGATTTCCGGGGCGACCTCTACGGCCGGACGGTGCACCTCGACTTCCTCGAACGCTTGCGCGGCACCCGGCCGTTCGGCGGGCTCGAAGACCTGCTCACGCAGATCGCCGCCGACGTGGAGCGGTCCCGAGGGATCGCCGCCCGGGCGATCCGAGGGAACTGA